The Streptomyces sp. NBC_01363 region GAACTACCGGCGTTCGTGGACCCGCACGACCCGCAGCGCGGGCGAGCGCAGGATGTCCTTCTCACAGAACCGGGACGTCACCCACCGCTCACCCGAGTACAGCTCGGTCTGGTCGCTGTAGTGCGGCGAGTGCGGATCGGAGGACTGGGAGTACGTGAGCAGGGTGCGCGCCACCGGGCATGCGCTGCCGTCCCAGCCGACCGCCTGGATGTAGCTGGAGCCCGCCGACACCTCCCGGTAGCCGCCGGCCGCCGCGTCCCACACCGGCTCCGTCTTGTTCCAGATGCCGAGCGATTCCGTACCGCCGCCGATCGGGATGCGCTTCCCGTTCTGCTCCACCGACTGGTGCCGGCCCAGCGGGGCGTCCAGCGCGATCCCGGCCGCCCGCAGTTCGGCCACCGCGTCGGCGAGAGCCCTGGTGACGCCGGGCGCGGAGACATTCAGCGTGTTCGGCGTACCGACCGGATCGGCGGGGGAGAACGGCACCTTCCACAGCTCGGCCTGCGGGACCGCGGCCGTCGCCCTGCGCCAGAACCGGTCGAAGAGCAGCGCGCCCCGGCTGCGGGTGTCGACCTTCCGGTCCCAGCGCCGCAGCACCTCGCACGCCGCCGACACATAGACCGCCCTGCCGTCGCTGCCGACCGCACTGCCGCCGGGCAGCGCCGCGCAGGCCGCCGCCATGTCCGAGGCGGTCAGATCACCGGCCGGCGCACGGTTTGCGAACTGCTGGCCCTGCAGATCGGCCACGGTCAGCCGGCCCTTCGCCGCCATCGCGGACACATCCTCGACCGCGCCCCGGGTGCGCATCGAGCGGGGCGTGCCGACCGTGCCGAAGATCCTCTCGAAGCCGGTCAGCGGCGCGGACGCGTTCGTCAGCCAGGCGCTGTCGTTGGAGTTCTCCACGTACGGGGCGTCCTTCACGGTGGGCATCCGGCCCGGCCCGAAGATGCCCGGCTGGACGGCCTCCGGGTCCGAACCAAGTGCGCAGTCGCTCCTCGAACCGTCCAGCACCGCGAGCCCGGACGACGGATACGTCGCCCTGCCCAGCGGGGCGGAGCACCGCGCCGCGAGCTCGTCCGTGATCCTCGGCAGCACCTGCGACTGCGAGAAGAACGAATGCCCGGACGAATCGGCGGCGATGGTGTTCACCCACGGCAGCCCCTGCGTACGGTGCAACGCGGCCTGGATGTCGGCGGTGCTGCGGGCCCGGCTGAAGCCGAGACCGGCGTCCGAGAATCGCAGATTCACGGCGTTCGGGTCATTGAGCGCGTACGCGGTCGTCGTCGTCCAGGGCAACGGCAGCCCGGCACCGAGCGAGGTGACGACCGGCCCGTACCGGGTCCACCACTGCGTGCGGGTCACGGCACCGCCGCCCTTCACCGCGACCGAGACCGTGCGCTTCGTCATCCGCTCGGCTCTGCCGTCCACCAGATACGCGGTCGGATCGGCCGGATCGAGGGTGAGCTGATGCAGGTTGAGCGGGACACCGGTGGCCACGGTGTGGCTCCACGCGATGTTCGCGTTGTGCCCGATGGACACGATGGGCGCGCCGAGCAGTGATCCGCCCGCCACGTTCAGCTCACCGGGAATGGTCTGCTGCGACTGCCAGAACCGCCGTCCGCCCTGCCACGGGTAGTGCGGATTGCCGAGCAGCAGGCCCCGCCCGTTCGCCGTCGTGTCCCCGCGGAAGGCGACCGCGTTGGAACCCATGTCGGCGTTCTGCGTCGACAGCAGCCTCCGGGCCGCGTCCGCCGCCTCGTCCGGCGTCGGAGCCGTGGGCGGCCGCGAGCCATCCGTGGGCGGCCGAGCGTCCGTGATGCCGTCGATGCCGCGCCCCTGACCGGCGAGCACCGAGAGCGCGTAGCCGCGCACCACCACATCCAGTGTGGTCACCGGTCGTACCCAGGCGGCGCCCCGGCAGGCCGGGTCGTCGATCCGGTTCTGCGCCAGCCACGCGTTGTATCCGGCCGCCCAGCCGCGCTCCAGTTCCCTGACGTCACGGCTCTGACCCGCCGGTGCGGGAGCCTTCAACAGCTTCTCCACCGTGCGGCTCTGGCGGACCCCGCGGAAGTAGAGGTCGCTGGAGAGGTTCTTCGTCGCGGCGGACAGCGAGCCGTCCGGAGCCGCGTCCGGACCGAAGTACCGGGACCGCTCGCCGCGCAGCGTCACGAAGCCGTCGGCGAGGGTGCACACCTGGTCCGCGGCCTGGGCCCAGCCGTTGCCGAAGCCCAGGCTCGCGTAGTCCTTCGCCACGATGTGCGGGATGCCGTACTCGGTGTACCGGATCGTGGCGGACAGCCCGCCGCCCGATGGGCGGTGGGAGCGCGAGGCGTCGGCCGCGGCGGGCGGCAACGACGCCGAGACGGTGAACAGCGCGAGGCCGGATATCGCAAGAAGTCTCAGACGGTTGCGGAGCGGCAACGGTCCTCCCAACTGTGCGGGTGCGAAAGGCGGTTGCCCGAGGGTTCGAGTCGCCACGCGCAACTCAGCCAGCAGCTGCGCACCCCTGTCAACATCCCCTCCGGTATCCGGCCCCTTGACCCCCGGGTTCCGGCCGCACAGGATCACGCCATGACAGGTGTACGGAGCAGCACAGTCGACGGAGTCCTGGCACGCAGCGCCCGGCGCACCCCGGAGCGCACCGCCCTGCGGTACGCGGACAGGTCATGGACCTACGCGGAGCTCGACGCGGCTGTCAGCACCGCCGCCGCCGTGCTCGCCGGCGAGCACGGACTGCGCCCCGGCGACCGGGTCGCCTGCTACGCGCACAACTCCGACGCGTATCTGATCGGCTACCTCGGTTGCGCCCGCGCGGGCCTGGTCCATGTGCCGGTCAACCAGAACCTCACCGGCGACGACCTCATGTACATCCTCGAACAGTCCGGCAGCGCCCTCGTCCTCACCGACCCGGCCCTCGCCGACCGGATTCCGGCCGCGTTCCCCGTACGCCCGCTGCGCGACGCACCGGACTCCCTCCTGGCGGCCACCGCCATCCCGCGCCCCTTCGCCCCGGAACGCGAACCGGCCGCCGGAGACCTTGTCCAGCTGCTCTACACCTCGGGCACCACCGCGCTGCCCAAGGGCGCGATGATGACCCACGGCGCACTCGTGCACGAGTACGTCAGCGCGATCACGGCGCTCGATCTGCGGGCCACCGACCGGCCCGTCCACTCGCTGCCGCTCTACCACTCCGCCCAGATGCATGTCTTCCTGCTGCCCTGCCTCGCGGTCGGGGCACAGAACACGATCCTCGACGCGCCCGACGCGAACCGGATCTTCGACCTCGTCGAGACGGGACAGGCGGACAGCGTCTTCGCGCCGCCGACCGTCTGGATCGGCATCTCCCAGCACCCCGGCTTCACCACCCGCGAACTCGGCGGCCTGCGCAAGGCGTACTACGGCGCGTCGATCATGCCCGTGCCCGTACTGGAACGGCTCCGCGAACGGCTGCCCGCGCTCGCCTTCTACAACTGCTTCGGGCAGAGCGAGATCGGCCCGCTCGCCACCGTCCTCGGACCGGACGAGCACGAGGGCCGGATGGACTCCTGCGGCAGGCCCGTCCTCTTCGTCGAGGCCCGGGTCGTCGACGAGGACGGCAAGGAGGTCCCCGACGGCACGGCCGGCGAAGTGGTCTACCGCTCACCCCAGTTGTGCGAGGGCTACTGGGACAAACCCGAGGAGACCGCGGAGGCCTTCCGCGACGGCTGGTTCCACTCCGGCGACCTCGCGGTGCGCGACGCCGAGGGATTCCTCACTGTCGTCGACCGGGTGAAGGACGTCATCAACTCCGGCGGTGTCCTCGTCGCCTCCCGGCAGGTCGAGGACGCCCTCTACACCCACCCCGCCGTCGCCGAGGCCGCCGTCGTCGGACTGCCCGACCAGCGCTGGATCGAGGCCGTCACCGCCGTCGTCGTGCTGCGCGGCGACGCGACGGCGGCCGAACTCATCGACCACGCCCGCGAGCGGCTCGCCCACTACAAGGCCCCGAAGCAGGTCCTCTTCGTGGACGAACTGCCGCGCAACGCCAGCGGGAAGATCCTCAAGCGGGAGCTGCGCGACCGGTTCGCGTAGCGGATGGCGGCCGGCCGTCCGGCCATGACCGGGTACCCGCCGGTCATGGCCGCGCAGCAGGCCGCGGTGAAGAACATCCCCACGGGCGTGATCCAGTGGGCCGGGGGCGGCCCGAAGACCTTCAGCACCCGCCGCGCTCGTCCACGATCCGCCTGAACTTGCCGACCGACCTCTCCAGCGTCTCGGGATCGACGATCTCGACCCCGACGGACACCCCGATCCCGTCCTTGACGGCCGCCGTGATCGACGCCGCGGCCGCCGCCCGCTGCTCCGGGGTGGCCCCCGCCCGCGCCTCCGCCCTCACGGTCAGCGCGTCGAGACGGCCCTCGCGGGTCAGCCGCAACTGGAAGTGCGGAGCCACCCCGGGTGTGCGCAGCACGATCTCCTCGATCTGGGTCGGGAAGAGATTCACGCCGCGCAGGATCACCAGATCGTCGCTGCGCCCGGTCACCTTCTCCATCCGCCGGAACACCCTGGCCGTACCCGGCAGCAGCCGGGTGAGGTCCCGAGTCCGGTAGCGGATCACCGGCATGGCCTCCTTGGTGAGGGAGGTGAAGACCAGCTCGCCCTCCGCCCCCTCCGGCAGCACCTCGCCGGTGAACGGATCGACGACCTCGGGATAGAAGTGGTCCTCCCAGATGTGCAGCCCGTCCTTCGTCTCGACGCACTCCTGCGCCACCCCGGGCCCCATCACCTCCGAAAGGCCGTAGATGTCGACCGCGTCGATCGCGAACCGCTCCTCGATCTCGCGCCGCATCTCCTCCGTCCACGGCTCCGCACCGAAGATCCCGACCTTCAGGGAGGTCGAACGCGGATCGACGCCCTGCCGTACGAACTCGTCGAGGAGCGTCAGCATGTACGACGGCGTCACCATGATGATCTCGGGGCGGAAGTCCTGGATCAGCTGGACCTGCCGGGCGGTCATGCCCCCGGAGGCGGGGATGACCGTGCAGCCGAGCCGCTCCGCCCCGTAGTGTGCGCCGAGTCCGCCGGTGAACAGCCCGTATCCGTACGCGACATGGATCTTCTGCCCGGGACGTCCACCGGCGGCCCGGATGGAGCGGGCGACCACGTCGGCCCAGGTGTCCAGATCCCGTTGGGTGTAGCCGACGACGGTGGGGCGGCCCGTCGTCCCGCTGGACGCGTGGATCCGCCGTACGCGCTCCTCGGGGACGGCGAACATGCCGAAGGGGTAGTTGTCCCGCAGGTCGGCCTTGGTCGTGAAGGGGAAACGGGCGAGATCGGCGAGGGTACGGCAGTCGTCCGGGCGCAGTCCGGCCTTGTCGAACGCGGCCCGGTAGTGGCCGACGTTCTCGTACGCATGGTGCAGCGTGGCTCGCAGCCGATCCAGCTGGAGTGCTTCCAGCTCGTCCCGGCCCAGTCGTTCCGCCTCGTCCAGCAGAGCCGTCATCCGGATCTCCCTCTTCCGAGCAGGCGACCGATCATTCGGTCGATCTTTCGACAGTAGTAATTCAGGATGTTCCGGCCCATGGCAAGAGGAGTGACGCAGCTCATCCGCGTCGCGGATTCGCTCACACCGAACACGGCTGCGCCGCTCGGGCGGCCCTGTTTGGATGGCGGGCATGCCGATCTTCCACGCATACGACGGGACCGAACTCGCCTACCGCCTTCTGGGGAAGGGCACACCGCTGATCTGCCTGCCCGGCGGGCCGATGCGGGCCGGTGCGTACCTGGGGGACCTCGGCGGACTCTCCGCCCGCCGCAGGCTCGTGGTGCCGGATCCGCGCGGGACCGGGGACTCCGCGGTGCCGGACGACCCGTCGACGTACCGCTGCGACCGCCTGGTCGACGACGTCGAGGCGCTGCGCGAACATCTCGGCGAGGAACGCATCGACCTGCTCGCCCACTCCGCCTCCGCCAACCTGGCCGCGCTCTTCGCCGCCAGGCACCCCGAGCGGCTGCGTACGCTCACGCTCGTCACCCCCGGCACCCGGGCGGTCGGCATCGATGTCACCGACCAGGACTGGCGCGAGGCGAGCGAACTCCGGCGCGGCGAACCGTGGTACGCGGACGCACGGGCCGCCCTGGACGACTTCCTCGCGGGCCACGCCTCCGACCAGGTCCGTGCCGTTGTCGCGCCGTTCGCCTACGGACGCTGGGACGAGGCCGCCCGGACCCATGCCGAG contains the following coding sequences:
- a CDS encoding penicillin acylase family protein, translated to MPLRNRLRLLAISGLALFTVSASLPPAAADASRSHRPSGGGLSATIRYTEYGIPHIVAKDYASLGFGNGWAQAADQVCTLADGFVTLRGERSRYFGPDAAPDGSLSAATKNLSSDLYFRGVRQSRTVEKLLKAPAPAGQSRDVRELERGWAAGYNAWLAQNRIDDPACRGAAWVRPVTTLDVVVRGYALSVLAGQGRGIDGITDARPPTDGSRPPTAPTPDEAADAARRLLSTQNADMGSNAVAFRGDTTANGRGLLLGNPHYPWQGGRRFWQSQQTIPGELNVAGGSLLGAPIVSIGHNANIAWSHTVATGVPLNLHQLTLDPADPTAYLVDGRAERMTKRTVSVAVKGGGAVTRTQWWTRYGPVVTSLGAGLPLPWTTTTAYALNDPNAVNLRFSDAGLGFSRARSTADIQAALHRTQGLPWVNTIAADSSGHSFFSQSQVLPRITDELAARCSAPLGRATYPSSGLAVLDGSRSDCALGSDPEAVQPGIFGPGRMPTVKDAPYVENSNDSAWLTNASAPLTGFERIFGTVGTPRSMRTRGAVEDVSAMAAKGRLTVADLQGQQFANRAPAGDLTASDMAAACAALPGGSAVGSDGRAVYVSAACEVLRRWDRKVDTRSRGALLFDRFWRRATAAVPQAELWKVPFSPADPVGTPNTLNVSAPGVTRALADAVAELRAAGIALDAPLGRHQSVEQNGKRIPIGGGTESLGIWNKTEPVWDAAAGGYREVSAGSSYIQAVGWDGSACPVARTLLTYSQSSDPHSPHYSDQTELYSGERWVTSRFCEKDILRSPALRVVRVHERR
- a CDS encoding acyl-CoA synthetase, yielding MTGVRSSTVDGVLARSARRTPERTALRYADRSWTYAELDAAVSTAAAVLAGEHGLRPGDRVACYAHNSDAYLIGYLGCARAGLVHVPVNQNLTGDDLMYILEQSGSALVLTDPALADRIPAAFPVRPLRDAPDSLLAATAIPRPFAPEREPAAGDLVQLLYTSGTTALPKGAMMTHGALVHEYVSAITALDLRATDRPVHSLPLYHSAQMHVFLLPCLAVGAQNTILDAPDANRIFDLVETGQADSVFAPPTVWIGISQHPGFTTRELGGLRKAYYGASIMPVPVLERLRERLPALAFYNCFGQSEIGPLATVLGPDEHEGRMDSCGRPVLFVEARVVDEDGKEVPDGTAGEVVYRSPQLCEGYWDKPEETAEAFRDGWFHSGDLAVRDAEGFLTVVDRVKDVINSGGVLVASRQVEDALYTHPAVAEAAVVGLPDQRWIEAVTAVVVLRGDATAAELIDHARERLAHYKAPKQVLFVDELPRNASGKILKRELRDRFA
- the paaK gene encoding phenylacetate--CoA ligase PaaK, whose translation is MTALLDEAERLGRDELEALQLDRLRATLHHAYENVGHYRAAFDKAGLRPDDCRTLADLARFPFTTKADLRDNYPFGMFAVPEERVRRIHASSGTTGRPTVVGYTQRDLDTWADVVARSIRAAGGRPGQKIHVAYGYGLFTGGLGAHYGAERLGCTVIPASGGMTARQVQLIQDFRPEIIMVTPSYMLTLLDEFVRQGVDPRSTSLKVGIFGAEPWTEEMRREIEERFAIDAVDIYGLSEVMGPGVAQECVETKDGLHIWEDHFYPEVVDPFTGEVLPEGAEGELVFTSLTKEAMPVIRYRTRDLTRLLPGTARVFRRMEKVTGRSDDLVILRGVNLFPTQIEEIVLRTPGVAPHFQLRLTREGRLDALTVRAEARAGATPEQRAAAAASITAAVKDGIGVSVGVEIVDPETLERSVGKFRRIVDERGGC